One Salminus brasiliensis chromosome 5, fSalBra1.hap2, whole genome shotgun sequence DNA segment encodes these proteins:
- the mcl1b gene encoding induced myeloid leukemia cell differentiation protein Mcl-1b translates to MISPQDLCLINKKTEGCGADIVPRLGMGALTLGISSETRTTRPGVGDGSLPGSPSSDCEEFTVDHCKEYETLDGDTREIISDFLRNFSGLSRSDGRHSAVVKTMIRVVDGLVAKHGIVYKGMLKKLDLEDQDDDMCLIRTVAKELFSDGITNWGRITSLLAFGAVVCKHLKDMGRSHCVSLVGEEMSLYLLSDKRDWLLKNKAWDGFVEFFRVPDPESTMRNALMAFVTVAGLGASIAFLSR, encoded by the exons ATGATCAGCCCGCAGGATTTGTGTCTGATTAACAAGAAGACTGAAGGATGTGGGGCCGACATTGTTCCTCGGCTCGGTATGGGAGCACTCACTCTCGGTATATCGTCTGAAACGAGGACGACCAGGCCCGGGGTTGGGGACGGCTCGCTGCCCGGCTCCCCCTCGTCGGACTGCGAGGAGTTCACAGTAGACCACTGCAAGGAATACGAAACCCTGGACGGAGACACGCGAGAGATTATCAGCGACTTTTTGAGGAACTTTAGCGGACTCTCTCGGTCCGACGGTCGGCACAGTGCTGTTGTAAAGACAATGATACGAGTGGTGGACGGCCTGGTGGCGAAACATGGGATCGTGTACAAAG GTATGCTTAAAAAACTAGACCTGGAAGACCAAGACGATGACATGTGTCTGATTAGGACAGTGGCTAAGGAGCTCTTCAGTGATGGCATCACCAACTGGGGCCGAATCACCAGCCTACTAGcttttggggcagtggtgtgCAAGCATCTAAAAGACATGGGCCGAAGCCACTGTGTGAGTCTGGTGGGGGAAGAGATGTCCTTGTATCTTCTGTCAGACAAAAGGGACTGGCTTCTGAAAAATAAAGCATGG GATGGCTTTGTGGAATTTTTTCGCGTTCCGGATCCTGAGTCAACGATGAGGAACGCGTTAATGGCCTTTGTTACTGTGGCAGGTCTTGGCGCCAGCATTGCATTTCTGTCCAGATAA